One Engystomops pustulosus chromosome 7, aEngPut4.maternal, whole genome shotgun sequence DNA window includes the following coding sequences:
- the APOA2 gene encoding apolipoprotein A-II, which produces MKVLALTVLLLAIGSLEAGIIKREAPNADQISQMFKSWIDTLQTGAQELANKFQNGEIQAQAGKWLEQTNSQTAPIKAEFEKIFEKILEAGRNFAQ; this is translated from the exons ATGAAAGTCCTGGCTCTGACCGTCCTCTTGCTCGCCATTGGCAGCCTTGAAG CCGGTATCATAAAGCGAGAAGCCCCAAACGCAGATCAGATCTCACAGATGTTCAAATCCTGGATCGACACCCTACAGACCGGCGCCCAGGAGCTGGCCAACAAATTCCAGAACGGAGAGATCCAGGCACAGGCAGG GAAATGGTTGGAACAAACCAATTCACAGACCGCACCAATCAAGGCCGAATTCGAGAAGATTTTCGAAAAGATCCTTGAAGCTGGAAGAAATTTTGCCCAATAA
- the UFC1 gene encoding ubiquitin-fold modifier-conjugating enzyme 1, whose protein sequence is MVDEATRRVVSEIPLLKTNAASPRDKELWVQRLKEEYQALIKYVENNKKADNDWFRLESNKEGTRWFGKCWYIHEFLKYEFDVEFDIPVTYPSTAPEIAIPELDGKTAKMYRGGKICLTEHFKPLWARNVPKFGLAHLIALGLGPWLAVEIPDLISKGLVKHKDN, encoded by the exons ATGGTGGACGAGGCAACTCGCCGGGTAGTATCGGAGATTCCTCTCCTAAAAACCAACGCCGCCAGTCCCCGGGACAAAGAATTGTGGGTGCAGCGGCTGAAGGAGGAATACCAGGCGCTGATTAAG TATGTAGAGAATAACAAGAAGGCCGACAACGACTGGTTCCGCCTGGAGTCCAACAAGGAGGGCACCAG GTGGTTCGGGAAATGCTGGTACATCCACGAGTTCCTCAAGTACGAGTTTGATGTGGAGTTTGAT ATCCCGGTCACCTATCCCTCCACAGCGCCAGAAATCGCCATTCCAGAGCTAGACGGGAAAACAGCAAAAATGTACAG AGGAGGCAAGATCTGTCTGACGGAACACTTCAAGCCGCTGTGGGCGCGGAACGTCCCTAAATTTGGACTGGCGCATCTCATTGCCCTGGGG CTGGGACCATGGCTGGCGGTGGAGATCCCCGACCTCATCAGTAAAGGACTGGTGA